The genomic interval GGAGATAGGGCCTTTCGCAACACGAGGCATTCGCCTTACGGCCTGAACTGCGCGCGCAACAAGCCAATCCGGGGCAATTGAAAAAACAGAGTCGATCGACCGGGGCTGACTAAGCGACACGATGTGCCGAAGACAATTCACACTGTTCACGTCGGGCCCGGCACATAGGGAATTGTTCGGCAGGAGCAACTGAATCGTCGGGCACACAAGCCAGAAATCGGTTGGGGTCATGACCGTGGGAACATCGAGCCTGTAGCAGGCTTCAACCATTGAGGCGGACATGCGAAGCATATGAAAGAAGTGCACAACATCAGGACGCACACGCTTCAGATAGCTTGTGAAATGCTCTCCAAAGAAAGTATTGTTGTGCTCTGCTTCCGCGATATTCTCTTGCTGCCCCATGGGTACACGGTGGTGATAGAACCGCTCAACCCGGAAACCGCAGTACTCATAGGAATCGAATCTCTCCTCGTCCTGCAATGGTCTCTTTGTGTGAAACCCGGCAAAGATTGTCACCTCATGCCCTTGCCGCCGTAGCTCTTTGGCAGTATCAAGCGTGAGGGTCTCAGTCCCGCCCGTAGAATCAGGGTAGAACTGATGGACCGTGAGCAGAAGCTTCATGGCTCAATCTGTCCTTGGCGAATGGTCCCGCCTAGAGCACATCTCTCAACACGCTAGTGGTGCCTGAAACCTGGCCTACGTTTCTGGCTGGTCCAGAACAGCCACGCCCCACGCAGTTGCAGGACTTTTCCCTCAACCCGAATGAGCAATCGTCTCACCTTCTCGGCCTAAGCACAACGATATCCTGAAAGTCATGTATGGCCCCTCTCCGGTAATCCAGCACCTCAAACCATTGAGTCCAATGCTCGAAAATGTATGTTTCCGGAATGAATGTAATGCCATATTGAAAAGGCAGGTTGGTTACACACCACCCCATTGCTCTCGATAACCATCGCCGAAGTGTATTGGCGGAAGCTGTGAGGTGTCCATGCTGCAAAATGAATGCATGCTCGCCTCGCGCAAATAACCGCCTCGCTTTCTCAAACAGCACTCTATCCACCGCAATCATTTCCTGAATAGAAACTTCATTGATAGCTCGCTCCAACGCGCGAGCACCGTGGACCGTAAGAAACAGAACACCCTCCGAGGCACAAATACGTCGAAGCTCGGCAAGGAACTCGTCCTGACTCTTCTCGGTGAGATGAGTAAAGACTGAGATCGACGTAATCGCATCAAACTCCTTATCTCTGTAGGGCAATGGCGGGCTGACTGATGTTCTTATCACATCAACATAGGACAGATTCTGACTTACCCACTTCACGTGGCGCGCATCAACATCGCAGGCCGACACCTTATGCGGATGCCCCTTGAGCATACGGGCTAATCTCCCACAGCCACAGCCGAAGTCAAGAATCCTTCTGTATTCAGAGAGTGCTTTCGTGGATGCCTCTGAGAGGGCGCAATAGAAATCGGCCCCATGGCTTGCAAAATCCTGCTCGCTGTTAAGCCCCGACACGTTGTACATCAAATCACGTGGTGGGAAAGGGGCGACATACTCCCGTAAGGCATCATTCTCGAAAACGCCAGTTCTATTGAGCCACGTCCAGTCGTTAATGGAAAGTTGACAGCCCAGCTTAAAATCAGTGCAGCTCAAATCACACCTAGTCCCTTATAAATTTCCAGAACATCTTGGGTCATCATCCGAGTCGTCCTTGGATAATCTGTCTTCACTATCATCTTCGGCAACAGACTTGGCTCATCGAGGATTCTCCGAAGCACTCGCTCAAGGTCATCAACATTGCCTCGTTGAAACCAATATCCATTTTCCCCTTCCTCTACGAACTCCGTTAGGCCTGCTACGTCAGATACAATAACCGGTGTATGACTTGCCAAGGCGCATAGCAGAATCAGCGGGCTATTCTCATGCCATTGCGATGGGATAACAATGAAATCCATTTGGGATAGCACGTCCGCCATGGCATCTTTTGGGAAAACACCTCGAAAGTGCACCTCACGCTTCTCCGCGACCCTTTTCATGCTATTCATATAACCGGGGTCTTGGTCTGTTGGCCCAAACACATGCAACTCGGCAATTCCCCTCGGTAGTCGGCAAAATGCTTCGACTAGAATGTCTACACCTTTATGACTGGCAATCTGCCCAATAAATCCAAACCGAACGGGTCCATCCACCTCCCTTCGCAATTTTGGTCTTCGGGGAAGATCTACACCGAATCGACTCAGATGAATCGGCGCGCGTAGCCCGTTCGCAACATAGGCATTCTTGAGAAATTGTGTAGGAGCTATCACCGCCCGATATTTCGAATATCGAGCAGTTAAGATGTCAGGACGTTCCCTAATATCATGTACAGCCTCCGCAATTTCTTTCGAACACACTCCATTCACATTCGCCAAGGACACAAGCAGCGATCCGGCAAGCCTAGCCCACTGAACTGAACCGGCCCACCGCCCGAGAAGAGAAACGTCCCCACTCCCACTCCGAGCCCGCAAATAACAGGCGCTGCAGTTAGACCGTTTCTGGTTCGGTCCTTCGCAGAGAGACCCGTCAGCAGCCACGAGTTTGTTGTTGAAACAAAACCCAAAAAAGTCTGTGAGCGTTGCTACCGCTACCAAATTCAGCTCGGCAACGACATCCAACAATACTGCGGTGTGATTGATCAGATGCGTGACGTGGACTATGTCGGGTCTGATCTCACAAAGGACGTCCCGGATCAGATTATGCAAGGCAACCTGATAGTAGGTATCCTTAACTCGGCGGTGAACAAAAAAGTTTTTATCAATACAATACACTGGAATATCATCATATTTGTAGGTGGATAGAATGCGCCCGGTCGTCGGTTCACCAGGAAAGATTGCCGTGACCACGATCGGCTGATGCCCAAGTGCCAACAAATTTCTTGCGAGCTCCAATGTGTAGGTTTCTGTGCCATAGAAATGATTAGGAAAAAAACAATGAACGAATAGCGCAACTTTCATCGCACCGGCCTCAAGAGCTTCGCATACAACTCCCGATAACATTCAATCATGGTTTCAACCGAAAATTTCTCCTGTGCACGCTTTTTGTTTATGAGGCCGATTGAGGAACATTTGGCGTGATCTTGCAACAAGTCTAAGATCATGTCGGCCAAGCGGTCACCATTTCCTGGTGGAGCTAGCCACTCACGCGTCCCAAGAATTTCTGCGAGCCCCCCTACGTCATAACCAACAACTGGAATCCCATAGTTCATAGCCAGAACGCTCACATGGCCGAAGCTCTCCTTCCAGACAGGCGCCACAAAGACACCCATTTCTTCATACAGTGCAGGAAGCTCTTCATATGATACATAGCCAGTAAATCGAAACGCGTTGGAGACCCCATGGAGCTGCACAGTTTTTTGGTACGTCTGCAGCAAGGCACCACCTCCAACAATTAGCGCCTTCGTGCTCGGCCGGCGCATGACAACTTTAATAAACACATCGATTGCTTGGGGCGATAGCTTATCCTCTTCAAGCCGATAGACCATCCCGATGCAATCCCGTGGTGCATCCACACTGTGCTTCCTTCGAAAAACACTAAAATTGCTCCCAGGATAAATGACGAGGCTCTTCCTATCTCGCCGCCCAAAGGTTTCCAACACATAGTCACTGACATAAACATAGCGGGAAATTGCCTCGCCCCAGTAAGGGGTCACCGGCGTGTTGACATTCTCAACAATTCGACATCCAAACTTGTTCGCTGCATTCAAGGCCGCCTCGTACCAGGCCTTATCTGTCTCGCCCCAATAATGGACGTGAAAAAGGTTCGGCCTAAAAGTGCACAGGTAGCTGAAAATCCCTTTCTCCAAATCGTCAACGCAAGACAATTCGTGCTCATGAATGACCACCCCTGTGTAACTCGGCGGATCAGGCTGAAACCTAGTAATGATCTCCTGTTCATATTGGTGGCCCAGTCGCTCAATTAGATCAACGACCAATCGAGAAGATCCTCCAATATTAAAGTTCGCAATGGCATGAACCACCTTGGGGCGGCTACTCTCTATCGGACGCATGATCCGTGCTTCATATGAATTGCATTGAGGAGCAGGAAGGTGCCGATGGTCGAACCACCGCCTAACTCTCGCAGTTGCTCCGGCAAGCCGCCGTACAAGAGCAGATGCAAATACCTCCATTACCAGACCAACGATAGCTGTCACTGTGCGAGGAGAACCAGTCTTCGTGCGTAGTGCTCGTTGTAGACGAAAGAGTCGCGGCCCGACCAATGCTAGAAATTCTCGTTCTTTGGCCGCGAGCTGCTCCTGTAGTGAAAAAATTCGCTCATGCGCCTTGTAATACTCAAATTGCAGAGCACTAAATCGTTTCTCATTCATGATCGAAGCGGCAACATGATCGACGGATGAATCGAGATAGCACATCTCGAGGACTTCACGGATCGGTTGATCCGAGCAAATGGCCACATATGCCAGAGGGAAGCATGCATCCCTTACGGTCACTGAAGGCACGGCTGGGCCACAGAATGTAAGCGGCATGTGTGGAGTTTGATCGGACCCGATACTCACACTGGGACGTATCCACTGTTTCAACAGGAGAACGTGTCCAAAAGACAGTTTGAGCAAATGGAGGAATTGCCGTTCCGTCATTTCGCGAAGATGAAACGGGTTCGCACCGTAATTCTGAGTAACGTCAGGGTTTGGCGTAGAAATAATGAGCTGGCCGCCAGGCACGAGCAACTTGTGGCACTGGCGGACCACCTCAACTTGGGCCTCCTCGTTGACGTGCTCGATCATTTCAAAGCACGTGATGACATCAAATGAGTGATCGGGGAAGCTCCTCCCCAAGTCTGACCGCTTCTCGAACAAGAGCCTAGGGTTATGGTGGTGACGCCTGGCCCAGTCAAGCGCTGTATCGTCAATATCCAAACCAACAACACTATCGGCTACTTCTGCGAGAAGTGCCGCCCCATATCCCGTACCACAGCCAAAATCTAAAACTTTTGCCCCTGCAACTCGATGCTTCGCAAACTGATATCTGGGAAGGTGCTCATATTCTGCCACTTTAGACCACGTCCCCGGCACATACCGCTCGTGCATAAACGATTTAAAATTACTACCCTCTGCCTTACATAACAGCCCTGCCGACCCAGCAAGACCGCTATTCAAGGTCGAATACTCGTCTTCATACTTAATTTTCCCCAAACTCTCCAGAGGAAAGAGCCCGGCTATCTCCACCTTTGCAAAGTGCAGACTCGTCAAGAGTGCGTGCAACGATTCAGCAGAATAGTAGACAAGATGAGACGGTGGATGACGGTAAGCCCACCCCGCAGGATCCGCTATGGCATCATAGGATCTAGCATTAGGGGTAGTAATTATGATTCTTGTCTGAGGACCGATTGCGCCCTTGCTGAAGAGCGTATAGAACAACCCATAGGGATCGGCAAGATGTTCAATTACGTCGAACAAGACAATGAGATCGAACTCATGGGCGATGAGATTTTCCAGGCAATCTACGACAAAAAATGCATTCCCATGCCTCAAATTGGTGACTCGGCGCGCATGATCTGACACCTCTACCCCAAAGCATTTCCACCCCCGCTGAGCCGCCACTGCCAAGTGATTTCCATACCCGCAGCCGATGTCCAATACAGATCGCCCAACTGCACTTCCCTCAAATTCATCCAACAGTTCTGCGAACATCCCCAACATGGGCTCTGTCTGAGCGTCATAGTCACAATATCCCCCTCGTTCCCCCCCTTCAAACCAGTCTTCACGGTCATACAGCGATTTCAGCGTATGCTGCGAAGGCATCGGCCATACAAAATCCGTCGCAGAGGACGGGCAACGCCAAATCGTGTAGCCTTCAATGGAACAGAGAAACTTAGTTTGGGTTGAGCTAGAAATTGGACAAACAGGACTACCACCTTCAGGCAGAGCGGATCGGCTTACACCCATTTACGGCAACCTCCTGCTGTCCCCCGACCATTGCGACTGTACTCGCTGGCCGCTCTTTCTTGTCGCCACACACATCCACAACAACGTATCTTCCTGGTCCTGACACATTCGGTCCAACCGTAGCGCCACGCGATTCACAGTCCTAATAAGGAATTTCCGTCGGATGCCATGCTCTACTAGATGATTCAGGAATATTTGCCCGATCAACGCATATACCCCTCCGCAGGCCATGATGCTTCCAGCTTCAAAACCATGGCGAGAAAGACATTCCCGAATCCCATACCGAGTAAATCGCCAATAGTCATGAGGAGCCTCATGATGCCGCCACTGCATAGGGGCGGTGAGAATCAGCACACCGCCGGGCCTCGCAAGACGTTGGCACTCAGCTAGATAGAAATTAAAATCAGGCACATGCTCAAGAGTTTGCGTCGAGAGAATCGTGTCCACACTCTCGCTTGATAGGGGCAATGGTTGATCTGGCTCAACTCGAATATCAATTTTTGTCCCAGCAGCAGCGGCGACATCCGCACCGATGTACTTTGTTATTTTTGGCTCAAACAATGCCCGGTAGGGTTGTCCGCCACAGCCGTAGTCAAGCAGAATCCCTTTGGCCTGTGACAATGCTTGCTCCTCTAGCCATGCGTGTAAATAACTAAGAACAATGTAATGATGACTGTCGCTGGCAAGACGCATATCTCTCGTCCGCACAATTCCACCAAAAGCATCTTGACGATCAGATCTCATTGTTATTGGTGCTCAGCTCACCATGGAACCACCTGCAGGGGAGCACCACCTTCCCCCACGTCGGGAATTTCGAGCGAACTGAAAATGACACCGTCAGTTCTGTGAGTGCATAGCATACGCAGAGATCCTTAGAATATGCGCCAAAGGCAACTCGATAATCGCCAGGGGCAAGACAGTTGGGAGTCAAGATGAAGCGACCAGTATGAATCCCACCCGAAGGCATAGTCGGCCACCAAACGTTCTCCTCATAGCTCGTCTGCCCAATGACAAGATCTCCGTCCGCGCGATAAATACTAACCGCGAATACAACTGCCTCAAGCGATTGAACGGCGAACAAGGTGAATTTAAACCCAATGTCTTGATTTGGATAATAGATCGGCTTCTCGTTCACACAATAACCATCCAGACCAACTTCGACAAATTTGGCCGCCCTGCTTTCCTGCTGTGCCACAATGTTGCCCTGAATGTCCTGAGAAAGCGGAGGAGATCCATTAACCTTCGTGGCTGAGACACAATACTCCTGGCATATGGCAACCGGGTTGCCAATCGAAATAAGTCGTCCACTATCCAGCCATATCGCTCGATCACAGAATATCTGGAGAGTGCTCAAGTCGTGCGAGACAAACAAGATAGTCACGCCCTGAGCACGAAGAGCCAAAATACGCTCCATGCATTTATTTCGAAATTCAAAATCACCGACACTGAGCGCTTCATCGACAATCAGCACATCAGGGGCAGCATGAACAGCCACAGCAACTGCCAGACGGACAAACATACCACTCGAGTAGGTTCTTACGGGTTGGTCGATCGAGGCCCCGATATCGGCAAATGCCAGGATATCGTCCAACTGTCCGTCGATGTCTGCTTTCGACAGACCAAGCAACGACGCGTTCAGAAACACATTTTCCAGGCCCGTAAAATCAGGATGAAAACCTGCTCCCAGTTCAAGCAGCGCGGCAACACGGCCATTGACCTCAACGGTTCCGCTGGTCGGACTCAAGGTGCCCACGATCAACTGCAACAGCGTGGACTTCCCCGATCCGTTCCGGCCGATGATGCCCAGCGTCTCCCCTTTCCTCACTTCGAAGGAAACATTCTCTATTGCATGGACCTCCCGGTAATACTGTGCCGGTTCGCGTCCGAGACACTTCTGCACCACAGGTAATATCCACTGCTTTCCTCTGTCGCGCGGGCGATCGTATAACCGATAGGTCTTGGAGAGATGGCGGACGCGAATCGCCCACTCAGAGGACATCGGCAAATACCTTCCGTGTCTTCTGAAACCAGAGGAGCCCGCCCCATGCGATCAGGTAACTGCCTGCGCAATAGAGACCGATACCGATCCAGGACGGAGCCTTGCCCCAAATAAGCAGGTCTTGCGCTTGTGTGATGAGAAACGTCAGCGGATTGGCGTAAAGCAAGACTCGGTAGGCCTCCGGAAATGCCTCAGCTGGATAAAACACCGGCGAAAGAAACAGCATGATAGTCGTCAAGGGCCCGCTCGCTTGCCCGATGTCACGCACAAACACTCCAGCTGATGCTAAGAACCATGACATGCCGATGGTCACCAGGGACAGCGGCAAGAGCAGAAGGGGCGCCAGCAACATCGTCCAGTGCAAGGCATGATGGAGAAGTCCATAAAACGCTATCAACACCAGCGCGCTGACCGCCGCATGGAACAGCGCCGAACCGAGCGATGTCCACGCCAGGATTTCCAATGGAAAGACAATTTTTTTGACGTAGTTGCTGTGATTTACTATCAAGTAGGGCGCGCGGTGGATACTTTCTGCAAACAACGAATGGACGATCAGTCCGGAGAACAGCAGCAGGCCGAAATCGAGCGCGCTTTCCCCTTCCTGTCCCCACCGCATTCCGAAGGCACCCCGAAAGACCAGCGTATATACCGTCAGCATGACCATGGGATGCAGAAATGCCCACAACATTCCTAGGAGGGATCCTCGATACCGGCTTGCGATCTCACGTTTGGTCAATTGACAAATCAGATTCCAATGGGCGGACATACTGGTCAGCACCATGAAGGGAGAGAGGTCGTCTCGCTGGGAAATCATTCTCTAGCCTTTGACTAAAAGGCCTGCAACACATCCCGGTACGGTGCAGGAGTGATTCGTAGCTGGTTACCGGCAGGCTTCGTGGCTGTGAGAACCCACGCCGCCACGAGACGAACTCAAAAATCCCGCTGCTGAAACACCAAACAGGCCCCGGTCAGTAATACTCCCGCGTACAGCAAGCCATACAGCGAGGCCAAAACGAGATACTCCGGAGCCACAACAATTCCTACCGCCGCCTGCCCTTTGATATTGAGCATTTCCAGATTCGGGCAGAGGTAGTAGAACAGATCGACCACCGTCTTTACGGTTCCGTTTTCACTGTTGACCACCATCGAGCGCAAATCCTCAGTCAGATGGCCGATGACATAGAGGCCAAGCGTGAAAATGGCGCTCAATGTCGTGGAGGTGAAGGTCGAGAAGAAGAGCGCGATCGCCGTTACCACCAAAATCTCTACAAAGATGAGTTCGACGGCTTGGAACAGAGAGCGTTCGACCGGCACATGATAGAGCCAGAGGGTGAGCAGAAACACCGCCATCATAATGGCCAGATTCACGAAAAGCGTCAGTGCCAGTCCGAGATACTTGCCCAGGATGAAAAACGTTCGGCTGATGGGCCTGGCCATGATCGTGTAAATCGTTCGCCGTTCGATTTCCTTGTTCACCAGACTGATGCCGACAAAAATAGCGATGATGACCCCGATCAGATTGATCGCCGCCAACCCCATATCCGCGATCACCTTGTGGTGCTCGGTGATGGACAGGTCTGCCAGCAGCACGGACAATCCGATGAGTAACCCTGCGAACAGCACGAGGTTGTATAAAATCTTGTCCCGCAAACTTTCACGGAACGCATTGACAGCAATGACACCGATCGCACCCATGTCAGGACGCCCTCCCACTGGTCATATGCGGCAACACCTTCGTGCCTTCATGCGAGGCCTCTTGAAAGAACAAGTCTTCCAGCGAGGCTTTGTGCGGCGTGACGGATAATAGCCGTCCCCCCTGGCGGCGGATCTCTCCCACGAGTGCATCGACCGCATCGGGACTCGGCAAGACGATCAGACATTGTTGTCCCTGTTGCAGCACGCGGGTGGCCAGCGAATGGATGAACACATTGCCTTCGACCTTGAGTTGTTGACAGACCACCTCGACCGATCGCGTGTGATCCTGGCGGACCAATTCATCGACCCGACCGCTCGCCACCAACCGTCCTTTCATCACAATGCCGACGCGGTCGCAGATCATCTCGACGTCGTGCAGAATGTGCGTGCTGAAACAGACCGTTTTGCCACAATCGCGTAGACTCAAGATCAGATCGCGAACCTGTTTACGGCCGACCGGATCCAGCCCGGTCATGGGCTCATCGAGAATAATCAATTCGGGATCGTGAATGAGGGCTTGAGCCAGCCCGACGCGTTGCAGCATCCCCTTGGAAAATTTCCGCAACTGCCTCGTGCGTGCATCCACGAGCCCCACCAGTTCCAGGAGATCCGTCACCCGCTGAGTGATTGCCGCGCGACTCAAACCGGCCAACCGTCCGTAAAACCCAAGAAACTCCTCGGCTGTGAGATAGTCGTAAAAGTATGGCGACTCCGGCAGAAAGCCGATTCGACGGCGCGTTTCCACATCGCCGGCCGGTTGTCCCAACAGCAAGGCCGTTCCGCTCGTCGCACGCACCAGTCCCATCAGAATCTTCAACGTGGTGGTTTTTCCCGCCCCGTTCGGGCCAAGGAATCCGAAAATTTCTCCCCTTCTCACAGTGAGGGATAGTCCATCCAGCGCCACGAACGGCGGGCGGCCCGGCCATCCGGACGCGTAGGTTTTGGTCAGATTGTCTGTGACGATATCGTCCACGGCACTCCTCCGTCCTTACTGCCCAGCCGGCGGCAGCGTCTCGATTGCACCGGCTTGCGTCGAAGCCGTCGCCCCGACCCCCAAGTGGCACGCAACCTTTTCATGGATGCGGAGCCGATCTCGTTTTGAAGACGCACTGACAGCCCCGGTTAATGCATCGATTTCATATTGCTCGCCTAGAGGATCCACCGGGAGTTGCGGAATGATTCCCCGTAACATCAAATCATCCAGCTTTGCCGGCCACTGGCCATACTTGAGCCAATACCGCCTGGTGCCTTCTTCCAAGAAACGCAGATCCTGCTCTTGAACGATCTCTTTCATTCGTCGAAACAGGGCTTCGCGAACCCGCGCATCGGTTACGCTACGGGAAAAGCGATCCAAAAACTCCAGTGCCGCACTTGAATCCCCGCTCTCTACCGTCATGCGCGCGGCTAATTGAGGAAGATAGGCAGGAGAGCCAGGCACCCGCGCGGCCATGCGAAAAAACTCTCCTGCTCCAGCCGCATCACAACGCTCATAGTACGAGATGTATCCGGCCAGGAACGGCAGTTGCCAATTCGACGGATTGTGGCGGCTTCCTTTTTTCAGGATGGCTAGGCCTTCATCGTGTCGACCGACTAACACACCGAGAAAGAGACCAGTAGCCTGATATGGGGGAACGAAGGTGGGATCCAGGTCCGTCAACACGTCGACGGCATGATACGTCCAGGTATAGCCCAGCTGCGTATCACGCTTTGCGCCGATATGCTGAACCGCCTGCAGCCAGATCAGATCTGCGACGACTTGCCGATAGCCAAGCACGGCCAATTTTAAATAGTCTCCCTTCGGGAGATAGGCCAATTGTTCAGCCCGGGCGACAGCGGTCCGTTCGTGATCGAGAATGAGGAGTAGACTAGACGCACCGGCCCATAACACCAGGCCACACAACACCTGACTTACGCGCGATTTTGCGGGCGTCCTAAATCGCATAGGCTTCACCCGGCGAGGCCTTTTGCTTCGACGGCGGCACGCAACGGCGCCACATCGACATTTAAAAAAGCCCGCTCGATATTGTTTTTGCTCCACTGATCGTATCGCGCCTGCCGCACCTGAATTTCTTGAAGCTCTCGCTTCGCGTCATCGATGTGGCCCGCATCGACCCACAAACGGGCTAACAACGCACGAGCAGGAAGAAAATTCGGCTCCAGTTGCTCAGCCTCTTTCGCCTGCTGCTCGGCTAACGGTCGCTCGCCGAGCATCCAATGAAGTCGAGCCTGTTCATACCGGTAGGGAGCAGAAAATGGCGCGAGCCGGACAGCCCGTTCGTACACCCGCAATGCGGCCCGCAACCAGGATTTCTGCTGTTCATCGAGAAGACCTGACGCGGATGACGTCTGCGACGCCGACACATACAACTGGGCCAACAGTCCCAACAATCGACTGTCCAACGGATTTAACTCTATCGCCTCCTTGAACTCCGCATGAGCCAATCGAAACATCTCTTTGTCTCGGGACACATCAAATGCGTTCGCGTAGACAGACCCGAGACCATGGTGATAGAGCGATTTGCCTGGATCCAACGTAATCGCGCGCTTGAATCCTTGAATTGCGATTTCTGTTTCTCCTGCCACGGCCTGCCGAGATGCCTTATCGAAAGTCAGCCAGGCCATCCCCAACCGACTGACTTCCGCCCCACATAGCAACAACAAACAGGCAGCACCCATTCCCCACGCAAGACGCCCCCGAATCGGGATGATCTGTATGGCATCGGTGCTGCGATGGGTCATCCGAGCAGCCGACACTATCAGTCCTGCGCAGAGCACAAGCAGGATCGCGAGAGCCGACTCACGCAAACTGGAGTCCAACGCGGCATGGACCAGAAGGGCGATCCCTCCGCCTCCTATCCCGAGGATGAGACTTCTCTGCCACCGAAATAATCTTGATTGAAGCACCTGCAGAATGTCACGCACGACCAGGCCTATGCCGGCCAGAAAGACAAGCAGCGCTCCCACGCCCATCTCCACACCTATTTGCAGATAGTCGTTGTGGGGAGTGTGAGCGACTTTTCCGTATCGGACAATTTCCCCTTCGACCGGAAACGCATACGAAGGATACGTATATTGGTAGAGCCCTAGGCCAATTCCAAACGGATGATCAGCCATCTGGGCCATTGCGCCCTGCCACATCTGCCAACGGGCATACGAAACGGGGTTCTGTTCATGCTCCGCAAGCACCCGTTCTTTGAGCGGAGTAGGAATGATAAGCGCCGCGAACAGGAGCGCGACAAAGCCCATACCGGCCAACTTCCACCCATATCGGGCCGCCAAGATCCACACTGTGGCCGCGAGCCAGGCCACCAGGCCTCCGCGTGACTGAGTAAAGGTCATTGCGATCAGGAGAATGCCCAAAGCTGATCCCATGCCGGCCCACCACAATACAGGCGACAGCGAGGACCGATACAATATCGCGCCTTTCCGGTATCCGTACACGGCGATGCTCAAAAGAACTGCCCAGCTGACGGTGAGATAGCTGGCGAGGAAATTCGGGTTAAAAAATGTTCCGCTGGGTCTGACAATATTCCAAACAACGCCCTGCACGATTGCCCAGGCAGCTTCCCCTAATCCCATCACGATAATGATCATCGTCAACGTATGCAGACGCTCCCACCGGTCGACAACAGAGACCAACAGATAAAACAAGATTGCGTATCCCGTGATCATCACCAGCCACTGCCGGCTCTGATGGACATAGGGGGAAAAAATCGTGGCTGCGACAGCAAAGCCCAGGAACGCCAGGACGACATATCTGGTTCCAAGCCGTGGAACAATTAAACGACCCGCCCGGATTGCATGAATGAACGTTCCACCAAGCCAGGCCACAATCAGAAGCCGTATGATCATTTGCGCCGGATGCGTCGTTCCGCCCTCCTGAAGCGGCGAAAAGATCACCAGCGCGCACATTACGATGACTGGCATCGAAGACAGGAATTGCATAGGTGTGTTCGCAGACTTGATGCGACCGATACCTCCTGCTTTATCAGAGACCGGCAATTTGGCAAAGTGAAAGTGAAATTGGATACTGGGCGAGAGAGACAGGGCAGGAAAAAACAGGCTGTTCAGAGAACGGAAAAGATCCGACCAGCCAAAAGAACACGGGGGAGGAACATCGTTCCTCCCCCGCATCGGAACACTCCTGCGAGTGATCGTTAGC from Nitrospira sp. carries:
- a CDS encoding methyltransferase domain-containing protein codes for the protein MSCTDFKLGCQLSINDWTWLNRTGVFENDALREYVAPFPPRDLMYNVSGLNSEQDFASHGADFYCALSEASTKALSEYRRILDFGCGCGRLARMLKGHPHKVSACDVDARHVKWVSQNLSYVDVIRTSVSPPLPYRDKEFDAITSISVFTHLTEKSQDEFLAELRRICASEGVLFLTVHGARALERAINEVSIQEMIAVDRVLFEKARRLFARGEHAFILQHGHLTASANTLRRWLSRAMGWCVTNLPFQYGITFIPETYIFEHWTQWFEVLDYRRGAIHDFQDIVVLRPRR
- a CDS encoding glycosyltransferase family 4 protein, whose amino-acid sequence is MKVALFVHCFFPNHFYGTETYTLELARNLLALGHQPIVVTAIFPGEPTTGRILSTYKYDDIPVYCIDKNFFVHRRVKDTYYQVALHNLIRDVLCEIRPDIVHVTHLINHTAVLLDVVAELNLVAVATLTDFFGFCFNNKLVAADGSLCEGPNQKRSNCSACYLRARSGSGDVSLLGRWAGSVQWARLAGSLLVSLANVNGVCSKEIAEAVHDIRERPDILTARYSKYRAVIAPTQFLKNAYVANGLRAPIHLSRFGVDLPRRPKLRREVDGPVRFGFIGQIASHKGVDILVEAFCRLPRGIAELHVFGPTDQDPGYMNSMKRVAEKREVHFRGVFPKDAMADVLSQMDFIVIPSQWHENSPLILLCALASHTPVIVSDVAGLTEFVEEGENGYWFQRGNVDDLERVLRRILDEPSLLPKMIVKTDYPRTTRMMTQDVLEIYKGLGVI
- a CDS encoding methyltransferase domain-containing protein, with product MGVSRSALPEGGSPVCPISSSTQTKFLCSIEGYTIWRCPSSATDFVWPMPSQHTLKSLYDREDWFEGGERGGYCDYDAQTEPMLGMFAELLDEFEGSAVGRSVLDIGCGYGNHLAVAAQRGWKCFGVEVSDHARRVTNLRHGNAFFVVDCLENLIAHEFDLIVLFDVIEHLADPYGLFYTLFSKGAIGPQTRIIITTPNARSYDAIADPAGWAYRHPPSHLVYYSAESLHALLTSLHFAKVEIAGLFPLESLGKIKYEDEYSTLNSGLAGSAGLLCKAEGSNFKSFMHERYVPGTWSKVAEYEHLPRYQFAKHRVAGAKVLDFGCGTGYGAALLAEVADSVVGLDIDDTALDWARRHHHNPRLLFEKRSDLGRSFPDHSFDVITCFEMIEHVNEEAQVEVVRQCHKLLVPGGQLIISTPNPDVTQNYGANPFHLREMTERQFLHLLKLSFGHVLLLKQWIRPSVSIGSDQTPHMPLTFCGPAVPSVTVRDACFPLAYVAICSDQPIREVLEMCYLDSSVDHVAASIMNEKRFSALQFEYYKAHERIFSLQEQLAAKEREFLALVGPRLFRLQRALRTKTGSPRTVTAIVGLVMEVFASALVRRLAGATARVRRWFDHRHLPAPQCNSYEARIMRPIESSRPKVVHAIANFNIGGSSRLVVDLIERLGHQYEQEIITRFQPDPPSYTGVVIHEHELSCVDDLEKGIFSYLCTFRPNLFHVHYWGETDKAWYEAALNAANKFGCRIVENVNTPVTPYWGEAISRYVYVSDYVLETFGRRDRKSLVIYPGSNFSVFRRKHSVDAPRDCIGMVYRLEEDKLSPQAIDVFIKVVMRRPSTKALIVGGGALLQTYQKTVQLHGVSNAFRFTGYVSYEELPALYEEMGVFVAPVWKESFGHVSVLAMNYGIPVVGYDVGGLAEILGTREWLAPPGNGDRLADMILDLLQDHAKCSSIGLINKKRAQEKFSVETMIECYRELYAKLLRPVR
- a CDS encoding class I SAM-dependent methyltransferase, giving the protein MRLASDSHHYIVLSYLHAWLEEQALSQAKGILLDYGCGGQPYRALFEPKITKYIGADVAAAAGTKIDIRVEPDQPLPLSSESVDTILSTQTLEHVPDFNFYLAECQRLARPGGVLILTAPMQWRHHEAPHDYWRFTRYGIRECLSRHGFEAGSIMACGGVYALIGQIFLNHLVEHGIRRKFLIRTVNRVALRLDRMCQDQEDTLLWMCVATRKSGQRVQSQWSGDSRRLP